A region from the Vicia villosa cultivar HV-30 ecotype Madison, WI linkage group LG3, Vvil1.0, whole genome shotgun sequence genome encodes:
- the LOC131660650 gene encoding uncharacterized protein LOC131660650: protein MEAQQDQSLNLEECLKLLKGERDEQRLAGLLLVTKFCKADDHSSLRRVYEAVGSLFLDRLLRTGMGKGTISSSGDNNRDAYLNLSIAVLATLCRVPEIASSEDMISKIPMILEVISTQSCSSVLEECCEFLYLVSTASENGIMRFYESRGIKVLASQLPSLQDGSHLVEISIKLLQLVLSKISLDTIRNEYLSELSVIVAAIAKQFAILHSSLKFEALHLLNSILSSTDSSQLRKTLQLRPQDSWSHNIRVGIIAILQNRVATAERLQALILAESMVSIFGEDWLISKVSTNETQDPTPADMCLLLVLEQSRVEIAVLLNELAYLKYEAPQDTSATVEAYSLKQRNVAVAYSLVEKIIKLISNVGENEGTLLDDGTLTKLILQLNETIAVVLEYLEDAKEHGQRKGDDLLASVRIIGSYLAEAPLACKEKVQDLLGYMLSIEGADEQRPFQSVCFLLPMLCQITMKVEGCKALASCGGLKAVLDCFCKLIGSNVYLVEDDGRVFLACDTIMNLLLKKNKVQFILDESAFVDLLKALAYWSENTDDMSSKMMASSICTLIFDYTSEEALLKNPDFNHGTLRSLYQLIARCLASSEQDTNTDMDLSEIISAGFSRWAHRYPHIRDAIKT, encoded by the exons ATG GAAGCACAACAGGACCAGAGTTTGAATCTTGAGGAGTGCTTGAAATTACTGAAAGGAGAGCGAGATGAGCAGCGTCTCGCTGGGCTTCTTCTGGTCACCAAGTTTTGCAAAGCTGATGATCACTCCTCACTTCGCAGGGTTTACGAGGCTGTTGGTTCTCTCTTTCTTGATCGGCTACTCAGAACTG GTATGGGAAAAGGAACCATATCCAGTAGTGGGGACAACAACCGGGATGCATATTTGAACCTGTCGATTGCAGTTCTTGCTACCCTTTGTCGTGTTCCAGAGATTGCATCCTCTGAAGACATGATTTCCAAGATCCCAATGATATTGGAAGTAATTTCCACCCA ATCTTGCTCATCTGTTCTTGAAGAATGTTGTGAGTTTTTATACTTGGTATCAACTGCTTCAGAAAATGGAATCATGAGATTTTATGAATCTAGAGGCATCAAAGTACTAGCTTCTCAGTTGCCTTCTCTGCAAGATG GTTCACATCTGGTGGAAATATCTATTAAACTTTTGCAATTGGTTCTAAGCAAGATATCCTTAGACACAATCCGGAATGAGTATTTATCTGAGCTATCGGTTATT GTGGCTGCAATAGCAAAGCAGTTCGCTATCTTGCATAGTTCCTTGAAATTTGAAGCTCTCCACCTACTTAATTCCattctttcttcaacagattcg TCACAACTTCGTAAAACTCTCCAATTACGGCCTCAAGATAGCTGGTCACACAATATCCGTGTTGGTATCATAGCCATTTTGCAGAATCGTGTTG CTACTGCTGAAAGGCTTCAGGCTCTCATTTTAGCTGAGTCTATGGTTTCCATATTTGGAGAAGATTGGCTGATTAGCAAAGTAAGCACTAACGAGACACAAGATCCAACTCCAGCTGACAT GTGTTTGTTGCTGGTCTTGGAGCAATCGAGAGTTGAAATTGCTGTTCTTTTGAATGAGTTGGCCTATTTAAAATATGAAGCGCCTCAAGATACCTCGGCTACTGTTGAGGCATATTCTCTGAAGCAACGAAACGTGGCTGTTGCCTACTCTTTGGTTGAGAAGATAATAAAACTCATTTCAAATGTTGGTGAAAATGAAG GGACCCTTCTCGATGATGGCACATTAACAAAGCTGATACTACAACTTAATGAAACAATTGCTGTTGTGCTAGAGTATTTAGAAGATGCAAAG GAACATGGTCAAAGGAAAGGGGATGATTTACTTGCTTCAGTACGAATCATTGGAAG CTATCTAGCAGAAGCACCACTTGCATGTAAGGAAAAAGTTCAAGATCTTTTAGGGTATATGCTTTCAATCGAAGGTGCAGATGAACAAAG GCCCTTCCAATCTGTGTGCTTTCTGCTGCCTATGTTGTGTCAAATTACTATGAAGGTTGAAGGATGCAAAGCTCTGGCTTCGTGTGGAGGACTTAAGGCT GTTTTAGACTGCTTCTGTAAATTAATTGGGTCAAATGTTTATTTGGTTGAGGATGATGGCCGTGTCTTCTTGGCATGTGATACAATAATGAACCTTCTACTGAAG AAAAACAAAGTGCAGTTTATATTAGATGAATCGGCTTTTGTTGATCTTCTTAAAGCATTGGCTTATTGGTCAG AAAATACAGATGACATGTCAAGTAAGATGATGGCTTCCAGCATTTGTACACTGATATTTGATTATACATCAGAAGAGGCTCTTTTAAAGAATCCTGATTTCAATCATGGAACTCTTAGAAGTCTTTATCAGCTCATTGCAAGATGTCTGGCTTCATCGGAGCAG GATACTAACACGGATATGGATCTATCTGAAATTATCTCTGCtg GTTTCTCTCGATGGGCTCATCGGTACCCCCACATCAGAGACGCAATCAAAACATGA
- the LOC131660651 gene encoding flotillin-like protein 1: protein MYRVAKASEYLVITGVGITDIKLAKKAWILPGQSYTVFDLSPVNYTFEVQAMSAEKLPFVLPAVFTIGPRADDHESLLKYAKLISPHDKLSNHVNELVQGIIEGETRVLVASMTMEEVFKGTKEFKKEVFEKVQLELNQFGLLIYNANVKQLVDVPGHEYFSYLGQKTQMEAANQAKVDVAEATMKGEIGSKLRKGQTLQNAAKIDAETKVIAVRRNGEGEKEGIKVRSEVKVFENEREAEVAQANSELAKKKASWSKAAQVAEVEAAKAVALREAELQGEVEKMNALTTTEKLKAEFLSKASVQYETKVQEANWELYKKQKDAEAILYEKKTEAEAQRALADATFYARKQAAEADLYAKKKEAEGIVTLGQSQGVYISTLLTALGGNYTALRDYLMINGGIFQEIAKINAEAIRGLEPKISIWSNGGDNGGGISEGGMGMKDLAGVYKMLPPLFKTVHEQTGMLPPSWMGALPDKSS, encoded by the exons atGTATCGGGTAGCAAAAGCATCAGAGTACCTTGTGATCACCGGAGTCGGAATCACAGACATCAAGCTTGCAAAGAAAGCATGGATTCTTCCCGGTCAATCCTACACCGTCTTCGACCTCTCTCCGGTCAACTACACCTTCGAAGTTCAAGCAATGAGCGCCGAGAAGCTCCCTTTTGTTCTCCCTGCCGTCTTCACAATCGGTCCTCGTGCCGACGATCATGAAAGTCTCCTCAAATACGCCAAACTGATATCACCACATGATAAGCTTTCCAATCATGTTAACGAACTCGTTCAAGGAATCATCGAAGGCGAGACGCGTGTTCTCGTTGCTTCGATGACAATGGAAGAGGTTTTCAAAGGAACGAAGGAGTTTAAAAAAGAAGTATTCGAGAAAGTTCAACTTGAACTTAACCAGTTTGGATTGTTGATTTACAATGCAAATGTTAAACAATTGGTTGATGTTCCAGGTCATGAGTATTTCTCATATTTAGGGCAGAAGACGCAAATGGAAGCGGCGAATCAAGCTAAAGTTGACGTGGCAGAAGCTACTATGAAAGGTGAGATTGGTTCGAAATTGAGGAAAGGACAAACTCTGCAGAATGCAGCGAAAATTGATGCGGAGACGAAGGTTATTGCGGTGCGGAGAAATGGAGAGGGTGAAAAGGAAGGAATTAAAGTGAGGAGTGAAGTGAAGGTTTTTGAGAATGAGAGAGAAGCTGAAGTGGCTCAGGCTAATTCTGAATTGGCTAAGAAGAAAGCTTCTTGGAGTAAAGCGGCTCAAGTGGCTGAAGTTGAAGCTGCTAAAGCTGTGGCGCTTAGAGAAGCTGAATTGCAAGGGGAAGTGGAGAAGATGAATGCTTTGACAACAACTGAGAAGCTTAAAGCTGAGTTTCTTAGTAAAGCTAGTGTTCAATATGAAACCAAG GTGCAAGAAGCAAACTGGGAGCTGTACAAGAAACAAAAAGACGCGGAAGCAATTTTGTATGAGAAGAAGACAGAGGCAGAAGCACAGAGAGCATTGGCAGACGCAACATTTTATGCTAGAAAGCAAGCAGCTGAAGCAGATCTATATGCAAAGAAGAAGGAAGCAGAAGGGATTGTGACACTTGGGCAATCTCAAGGAGTGTATATAAGTACACTTCTGACTGCACTTGGAGGAAACTACACTGCTCTAAGGGACTACTTGATGATCAATGGTGGCATATTTCAAGAGATTGCAAAGATTAATGCTGAGGCAATTCGTGGACTTGAGCCTAAGATTAGTATATGGAGCAATGGTGGTGATAATGGTGGAGGAATATCAGAAGGTGGGATGGGTATGAAAGATCTTGCTGGTGTGTATAAGATGTTGCCACCTCTGTTTAAGACTGTTCATGAGCAAACAGGAATGTTGCCCCCGTCTTGGATGGGAGCCTTACCTGACAAAAGCTCTTAA